ACTGAAGGACGCGATACGTCTGTTTTTGTCGGTTGCTCCGACGGATATGGTCTGCGGATAACGTGCTGGATAATCAATACTGCGGCGTTTGCCATCATTTCCTGACGAAGCAACAATGACGATTCCGGCATGGTACGCACGGTTGACAACGTCAAGAAGCGCCTTGCTGCGTGTTTTCATGCCAAAGCTCATATTGATGATATCGACCCTGTTACGCACACACCAATCGATGCCAAGCACAATGTCAGATACATAAGCTGATCCGTTGTGATCGAATGCCTTCACGGGATAGATCAGGGCGCGTGGAGCTACACCAATCATGCCTGCGGTGCTGTTGGCTGCGGCGATAGTTCCCGCAATGTGGGTACCGTGTCCGTTATCATCGTGTGGGAGCAGGCTGCGGTTTAACAGATTGATTCCGCGTGCCAGGGAATATCGAAGATCAGGATGGTGGTAATCAGCACCTGTATCAATTACACCGATTTTAATCCGGTGTCCGGTAGACACAGACCATACTTTGGGCGCCCGAATCTGCTTTACTCCCCAGGGTATGCCTTGGGCATTGCTCGGTTTGCTGTGGAGTGCGGTGGCATGAAGGGAGATAGGTGTGTCTTCTTCAATTGTAATCTCATCCCCATAGCGGGATAGGTCCTCCGGGCGTTGTACTGTAGCGATAAGGGAACGAGCTAGTCGCGAGGAGCGGACGGCCCCAAGGTCGGTAAATTCATTCCGCATTCGGGATAATTCCACGAGGCAGGCCTCGTACTGCTGCGGTTTGGCAAATCGGATCAAATATCGCCCTCCCTGTTCTGGTTCAGGGCGTCGCATTCCGTCAATCAATTGATGCAATAAACCAGTATAGTCCATAATGGGCAGCCCCCTTCGGGATGAACATGCTGAGGTATTCTATGAATGCGTTCATCCCGCCGCATGGGGAACTTGCCCTTTTTTTACAAAAACACATTCACTTCGTGTCAAAACGGGCGCAGGGACATATGATGGATGGAGAGCTATAGGGCTCTTGCGGGGAACCTGGTGAGGAGCAATCCTTCAAGGGTATACAGTCAAAAGGCGGAGGGGACTCCGTCTTTTTTATTTATTATGGAGTTGTCTCTTTTGCAATGAAGGATAGGTGTGAGTTTATTGTCGCATCGCGTTGAATATATTGGACGGATTGGAGCTGCTCTCCGCATTTGCGTCACATCCGTACATAAAAACTTGCTTTTTAACGCTAAATAGGTTTTACTTAGGTTTGTTAATGGATATGTTATACGTAACAGTCCAGTTCGTAGGGGTTAAAAAGTGAATTTTGTGTGAGAGGAAGTGTCTGCAGTGAGTACCTCGCTCAATTTGAAAATTGATAAAGAAAAGGTAAAAGAGA
The window above is part of the Paenibacillus sp. 1781tsa1 genome. Proteins encoded here:
- a CDS encoding S8 family peptidase, which produces MDYTGLLHQLIDGMRRPEPEQGGRYLIRFAKPQQYEACLVELSRMRNEFTDLGAVRSSRLARSLIATVQRPEDLSRYGDEITIEEDTPISLHATALHSKPSNAQGIPWGVKQIRAPKVWSVSTGHRIKIGVIDTGADYHHPDLRYSLARGINLLNRSLLPHDDNGHGTHIAGTIAAANSTAGMIGVAPRALIYPVKAFDHNGSAYVSDIVLGIDWCVRNRVDIINMSFGMKTRSKALLDVVNRAYHAGIVIVASSGNDGKRRSIDYPARYPQTISVGATDKNRRIASFSNRGAYVDVYAPGDKIVSSWVQGKHHEMSGTSMATSHVSGAIALLLAKHPGLSPSEIKTLVKRSTIPLRARKTTTAKSKIRGGEIDALKLMQEGGE